The proteins below are encoded in one region of Micromonospora sp. DSM 45708:
- a CDS encoding NADPH-dependent FMN reductase, with translation MMTQEPPLNLAVLVASVRRPRMGRLIADWFVDHAGRRDGLRTDLIDLAEVPLPLADTPPGGNPASPIAGRLDAADAFVVVTPEYNHSFPAALKNAIDWHHREWVAKPVGFVSYGAGSGGIRAVEQLRLVFAELHATTTRTGVVLTAPWDRLDQQGRLVDDGPLGQAADATLDEVGWWGEALRAARRRRPYGQ, from the coding sequence ATGATGACGCAAGAACCGCCACTGAACCTCGCCGTGCTTGTCGCCAGCGTCCGCCGGCCCCGGATGGGCCGGTTGATCGCCGACTGGTTCGTCGACCACGCCGGGCGCCGTGACGGCCTCCGGACCGACCTGATCGATCTTGCCGAGGTGCCGCTTCCGCTGGCTGACACGCCGCCCGGCGGCAACCCGGCCAGCCCGATCGCCGGCCGCCTCGATGCCGCCGACGCCTTCGTCGTGGTCACGCCGGAGTACAACCACAGTTTCCCGGCGGCCCTGAAGAACGCCATCGACTGGCATCACCGGGAGTGGGTGGCCAAGCCGGTCGGGTTCGTCTCGTACGGCGCCGGGTCGGGTGGGATCCGCGCGGTCGAGCAGCTCCGGCTGGTCTTCGCCGAACTGCACGCCACCACCACCCGCACCGGCGTGGTGCTCACCGCACCGTGGGACCGCCTCGACCAGCAGGGCCGGCTGGTCGACGACGGTCCGCTGGGGCAGGCCGCCGACGCGACGCTCGACGAGGTGGGCTGGTGGGGAGAGGCGCTGCGGGCCGCCCGCCGGCGTCGGCCGTACGGTCAGTAG
- a CDS encoding helix-turn-helix transcriptional regulator — protein MTETGDSPPEAATELGAGEAATASAGGRAPGEGPPALLTEPFDVRFPAAGIVRAVRRRADASQRELARFARVHPTTVGRIEAGTLAPSLAMLSRILGTAGFRLVVVDEAGTVLKPMRDRADLRDGAERRYPSHLDVVTDPEPGEWWADRYGLARPPETFYRDRAVRDALRRRSQWEVRVAKYRNVPPPPDPQRRGYRSGPPPGWRAG, from the coding sequence GTGACAGAAACCGGCGACAGCCCGCCCGAGGCGGCAACGGAACTCGGCGCGGGCGAAGCAGCCACGGCGTCCGCTGGAGGCCGCGCCCCCGGGGAAGGCCCGCCGGCGCTGCTCACCGAGCCGTTCGACGTGCGCTTCCCGGCGGCCGGCATCGTTCGCGCGGTCCGCCGTCGCGCCGACGCCAGCCAACGTGAGCTGGCCCGGTTCGCGCGGGTGCACCCGACCACCGTCGGGCGGATCGAGGCCGGCACGCTCGCGCCCAGCCTCGCCATGCTGTCGCGCATCCTCGGCACCGCCGGCTTCCGGCTGGTCGTCGTCGACGAGGCCGGCACGGTGCTCAAGCCGATGCGTGACCGGGCCGACCTGCGCGACGGCGCCGAACGTCGCTACCCGTCCCACCTCGACGTGGTCACCGACCCGGAGCCGGGGGAGTGGTGGGCCGACCGGTACGGGCTGGCCCGGCCGCCGGAGACGTTCTACCGGGACCGCGCCGTCCGGGACGCGCTGCGGCGCCGCAGCCAGTGGGAGGTGCGGGTGGCCAAGTACCGGAACGTGCCGCCCCCGCCCGACCCGCAGCGGCGCGGATACCGCAGCGGCCCGCCGCCCGGCTGGAGAGCCGGATGA
- a CDS encoding bifunctional uroporphyrinogen-III C-methyltransferase/uroporphyrinogen-III synthase, whose protein sequence is MTRTRKPVGRIAFVGAGPGDPGLLTRRALDALVEADHVVYDRGVPESLLTHVRAQARPDAEFSPAEGVPGDVAKVLISAARSGQNAVHLVAGDPFGHDSVVKEVQAVARTAAHFEVVPGVGQAEGVATYAGVPLPGVRTAADVEDVTTLDFDALATAVGRGSLALAVDAGDLAAVRDGLLAAGVDGATGVGVTGDGTGETQYTTTSTVESFVAAALGFTGRVVLTVGAGVTDRDKLSWWENRPLYGWKVLVPRTKEQAGAMSARLRAYGAIPCEVPTIAVEPPRTPAQMERAVKGLVDGRYAWVIFTSVNAVRAVWEKFGEHGLDARHFGGVKIACIGEATADAVRAFGIQPELVPAGEQSSEGLLAEFSPHDEILDPVGRVLLPRADIATETLAAGLTERGWEVDDVTAYRTVRAAPPPAEIRDAIKSGGFDAVLFTSSSTVRNLVGIAGKPHARTVVAVIGPKTAETATEFGLRVDVQPPHASVPDLVEALAAYAVELREKLAAMPAKQRRGSKVQGPTALRFR, encoded by the coding sequence ATGACCCGCACCCGTAAGCCCGTAGGCCGGATCGCTTTCGTCGGGGCCGGCCCCGGCGACCCGGGCCTGCTGACCCGCCGGGCGCTCGACGCCCTGGTCGAGGCCGACCACGTGGTGTACGACCGGGGAGTCCCCGAGTCGCTGCTGACCCACGTCCGCGCCCAGGCCCGGCCCGACGCCGAGTTCAGCCCCGCCGAGGGCGTCCCCGGCGACGTGGCGAAGGTGCTGATCTCCGCGGCCCGCTCCGGGCAGAACGCCGTGCACCTGGTCGCCGGTGACCCGTTCGGCCACGACTCGGTGGTCAAGGAGGTGCAGGCGGTGGCCCGCACCGCCGCGCACTTCGAGGTGGTGCCGGGCGTCGGCCAGGCCGAGGGCGTCGCCACCTACGCGGGCGTCCCGCTGCCCGGCGTACGCACCGCCGCCGACGTCGAGGACGTCACCACGCTGGACTTCGACGCGCTCGCCACCGCGGTGGGCCGGGGTTCGCTGGCGCTGGCCGTGGACGCCGGTGACCTGGCCGCCGTCCGGGACGGCCTGCTGGCCGCCGGCGTCGACGGCGCCACCGGGGTCGGGGTGACCGGCGACGGCACCGGCGAGACGCAGTACACCACCACGTCGACCGTGGAATCCTTCGTCGCGGCGGCGCTCGGCTTCACCGGCCGCGTCGTGCTCACCGTCGGCGCGGGCGTCACCGACCGCGACAAGCTGAGCTGGTGGGAGAACCGCCCGCTGTACGGCTGGAAGGTGCTGGTGCCCCGCACCAAGGAGCAGGCCGGCGCGATGAGCGCGCGGCTGCGCGCGTACGGGGCGATCCCGTGCGAGGTGCCGACCATCGCGGTCGAGCCGCCGCGCACCCCGGCCCAGATGGAGCGGGCGGTCAAGGGCCTGGTCGACGGCCGGTACGCCTGGGTGATCTTCACCTCCGTGAACGCGGTCCGGGCGGTCTGGGAGAAGTTCGGCGAGCACGGGCTGGACGCCCGGCACTTCGGCGGCGTCAAGATCGCCTGCATCGGCGAGGCGACCGCCGACGCGGTCCGCGCCTTCGGCATCCAGCCGGAGCTGGTCCCCGCCGGGGAGCAGTCCTCCGAGGGCCTGCTGGCCGAGTTCTCGCCGCACGACGAGATCCTCGACCCGGTCGGCCGGGTGCTGCTGCCGCGCGCCGACATCGCCACCGAGACGCTCGCGGCCGGGCTCACCGAGCGCGGCTGGGAGGTCGACGACGTGACCGCGTACCGCACCGTGCGCGCCGCGCCGCCGCCAGCCGAGATCCGCGACGCGATCAAGTCGGGCGGGTTCGACGCGGTGCTCTTCACCTCGTCCTCGACCGTCCGGAACCTGGTCGGCATCGCCGGGAAGCCGCACGCGCGTACCGTTGTTGCCGTCATCGGGCCCAAGACGGCGGAGACCGCGACGGAGTTCGGCCTGCGGGTCGACGTGCAGCCGCCGCACGCCTCGGTCCCCGACCTGGTGGAGGCGCTCGCCGCCTACGCCGTCGAGCTGCGCGAGAAGCTCGCCGCCATGCCGGCGAAGCAGCGCCGCGGCTCGAAGGTGCAGGGCCCGACCGCCCTGAGGTTCCGCTGA
- a CDS encoding MerR family transcriptional regulator, with protein MLTVGEVAREAGATGSAIRFYERQGLITASRTSGNQRRFGPDAACRVRVARVAQRIGLSVGEIRDLLAALPPEPDLTDWQRLHDGLTAEAERRIAELHTALDDIRSGRRLCDL; from the coding sequence ATGCTGACGGTGGGCGAGGTGGCGCGGGAGGCCGGGGCGACCGGCTCCGCGATCCGCTTCTACGAACGACAGGGCCTGATCACGGCCAGCCGGACCAGCGGCAACCAGCGTCGGTTCGGTCCCGACGCGGCGTGCCGGGTGCGGGTGGCCCGGGTGGCGCAGCGGATCGGCCTCAGCGTCGGTGAGATCCGCGACCTGCTCGCGGCGCTGCCGCCCGAGCCGGACCTGACCGACTGGCAGCGGCTGCACGACGGGCTCACCGCCGAGGCCGAACGGCGTATCGCCGAGCTGCACACCGCGCTCGACGACATCCGCTCCGGCCGCCGGCTCTGCGACCTGTGA
- a CDS encoding lytic murein transglycosylase yields the protein MVDGERRATARPLRPAAPPDGGAGRVPGARRGEPAPPAASTEKSATSPEKSATSPEAASAPGVTPASGAASAPVATPASKAVSDPVATPASKAAPDPVATPASASESGPPAVGRRRRMPFAHAGRVRPRQLAAGAARATRDWSRRPSGRATLPALLLLALVGAAVAAGAVLVPAAVRKPEPVAVEATSAPPGPGVPETGAVPGLTGAPTLPAPTGLPGTVGPAGTPLPGGPTANPALPGGRPADALAGWAERVGRATDIPTVALQAYGYAELVLAQTHRSCQLSWTTLAAIGFVESGHGSANKARLGANGVAVPEILGARLDGQGGRSRILDTDQGRLDGDKEFDRALGPMQFIPSTWQEIGADADNDGVKNPHDIDDAALAAGEYLCKGGRNMTIPGDWWGAILSYNDVRRYAQDVFTKADEYGRRSGT from the coding sequence GTGGTGGACGGCGAACGGCGAGCGACGGCCCGGCCCCTGCGACCCGCCGCGCCGCCCGACGGCGGCGCCGGGCGGGTTCCCGGCGCGCGGCGCGGCGAGCCCGCTCCGCCCGCGGCGTCCACGGAGAAGTCCGCGACGTCACCGGAGAAGTCCGCGACGTCACCGGAGGCCGCATCCGCCCCCGGGGTGACGCCCGCGTCCGGGGCCGCGTCCGCCCCTGTCGCCACGCCCGCGTCCAAGGCCGTGTCCGACCCTGTCGCCACGCCCGCGTCCAAGGCCGCGCCCGACCCTGTCGCCACGCCCGCGTCCGCATCGGAGTCCGGGCCGCCCGCGGTCGGCCGGCGCCGACGGATGCCGTTCGCGCACGCCGGCCGGGTCCGGCCACGGCAGCTCGCCGCGGGCGCGGCCCGCGCCACCCGGGACTGGTCGCGCCGGCCCAGCGGGCGCGCCACGCTGCCCGCGCTGCTCCTGCTCGCCCTGGTCGGGGCCGCCGTGGCGGCCGGCGCGGTGCTCGTGCCGGCGGCCGTGCGCAAACCGGAGCCGGTCGCGGTCGAGGCCACCAGCGCTCCCCCGGGGCCCGGCGTGCCGGAGACCGGTGCCGTGCCGGGGCTGACCGGGGCGCCCACGCTCCCCGCCCCGACCGGCCTGCCGGGCACCGTCGGGCCGGCCGGCACGCCGCTGCCGGGCGGGCCGACCGCCAACCCGGCCCTGCCCGGTGGCCGCCCGGCCGACGCGCTGGCCGGTTGGGCGGAGCGGGTCGGCCGCGCCACCGACATCCCGACGGTGGCGCTCCAGGCGTACGGCTACGCCGAGCTGGTGCTGGCGCAGACCCACCGCAGTTGCCAACTGAGCTGGACCACGCTCGCCGCGATCGGCTTCGTGGAGTCCGGGCACGGCTCGGCCAACAAGGCCAGGCTGGGCGCGAACGGGGTGGCCGTGCCGGAGATCCTCGGCGCGCGGCTCGACGGGCAGGGCGGCCGGTCCCGGATCCTCGACACCGACCAGGGCCGGCTCGACGGCGACAAGGAGTTCGACCGGGCGCTCGGCCCGATGCAGTTCATCCCCAGCACCTGGCAGGAGATCGGCGCGGACGCCGACAACGACGGCGTGAAGAACCCGCACGACATCGACGACGCGGCGCTGGCCGCCGGCGAGTACCTGTGCAAGGGTGGCCGGAACATGACCATTCCCGGCGACTGGTGGGGCGCCATCCTCTCCTACAACGATGTACGCCGGTACGCCCAGGACGTCTTCACCAAGGCCGACGAGTACGGGCGCCGGAGCGGCACGTGA
- the hemB gene encoding porphobilinogen synthase translates to MPYPEIRPRRLRRNAAVRRLVAETRVAPAELVVPMFVKEGLTEPRAVASLPGVLQHSRDSLRKAAVEAVQAGVGGIMLFGVPATRDETGSGGLDPDGILNVAIRDVIAEVGDSTVVMSDLCLDEFTSHGHCGLLTPDGGVDNDATLAAYAEMAVAQADAGVHVVGPSGMMDGQVGAVRRALDAAGHQDVSVLAYAAKYASAFFGPFRDAVESALDGDRCTYQQDPANLRESLREVELDVAEGADMVMVKPALPYLDVVSAVRAAVDVPVAAYQVSGEYAMVEAAAANGWVDRERVMLETLTSIRRAGAQIILTYWAVEAAQLLRERY, encoded by the coding sequence ATGCCGTACCCCGAGATCCGGCCCCGCCGGCTGCGCCGCAACGCAGCCGTGCGACGGCTGGTCGCCGAGACCCGCGTCGCCCCGGCCGAGCTGGTCGTGCCGATGTTCGTCAAGGAGGGGCTGACCGAGCCACGGGCCGTCGCGTCGCTCCCGGGGGTGCTCCAGCACTCCCGGGACTCGCTGCGCAAGGCGGCCGTCGAGGCGGTCCAGGCCGGGGTCGGCGGGATCATGCTGTTCGGGGTGCCGGCGACGCGGGACGAGACCGGCTCCGGCGGCCTCGACCCGGACGGCATCCTCAACGTGGCCATTCGGGACGTGATCGCCGAGGTCGGTGACTCGACGGTGGTGATGAGCGACCTCTGCCTGGACGAGTTCACCTCGCACGGGCACTGCGGCCTGCTCACCCCGGACGGCGGCGTGGACAACGACGCCACGCTGGCCGCGTACGCCGAGATGGCGGTCGCCCAGGCCGACGCCGGGGTCCACGTGGTCGGGCCGTCCGGGATGATGGACGGGCAGGTCGGCGCGGTCCGCCGGGCCCTGGACGCCGCCGGGCACCAGGACGTCTCGGTGCTCGCGTACGCCGCGAAGTACGCCTCCGCCTTCTTCGGCCCGTTCCGGGACGCGGTGGAGTCGGCGCTGGACGGCGACCGGTGCACCTACCAGCAGGACCCGGCGAACCTGCGGGAGTCGCTGCGCGAGGTCGAGCTGGACGTCGCCGAGGGTGCCGACATGGTGATGGTCAAGCCGGCGCTGCCCTACCTCGACGTGGTGTCGGCGGTACGCGCCGCGGTGGACGTCCCGGTCGCCGCCTACCAGGTCTCCGGGGAGTACGCCATGGTCGAGGCCGCCGCCGCCAACGGCTGGGTCGACCGGGAACGGGTGATGCTGGAGACGCTCACCTCGATCCGACGGGCCGGCGCGCAGATCATCCTCACCTACTGGGCGGTCGAGGCGGCCCAGTTGCTCCGCGAGCGCTACTGA
- the hemC gene encoding hydroxymethylbilane synthase, whose translation MTAPLRLGTRGSVLALAQSGHVAEALTAATGRRVELVEVVTAGDRSTAPVQRLGVGVFVSALRDALTAGEIDFAVHSYKDLPTAAAPGLHIAAVPSREDPRDALVATGGRTLAELPPGALIGTGALRRIAQLHALGMQFEVTPIRGNIDTRLGRVLGPDADLDAVVLARAGLTRIGRTDVITETLDPMLMLPAPAQGALAVECRADDHDLVELLALLDHAPSRAAVTAERALLATLEAGCSAPVAAYGELAEGDTGEEIYLRGAVISPDGSRDLRLSRTGTPADAAEIGKALAAELLELGADSILGQEGHAGPGTQQLGSTE comes from the coding sequence ATGACCGCCCCCCTGCGCCTCGGCACCCGGGGCAGCGTCCTGGCGCTGGCCCAGTCCGGCCACGTCGCCGAGGCCCTCACCGCGGCCACCGGCCGCCGGGTCGAGCTGGTCGAGGTGGTGACCGCCGGGGACCGCTCCACCGCCCCGGTGCAGCGGCTCGGCGTCGGCGTCTTCGTCTCCGCGCTGCGGGACGCGCTGACCGCCGGCGAGATCGACTTCGCCGTCCACTCGTACAAGGACCTGCCCACCGCGGCGGCGCCCGGCCTGCACATCGCGGCCGTGCCGTCCCGGGAGGATCCACGCGACGCGCTGGTCGCCACCGGCGGCCGTACGCTCGCCGAGCTGCCGCCCGGCGCGCTGATCGGCACCGGTGCGCTGCGCCGGATCGCCCAGTTGCACGCGCTGGGCATGCAGTTCGAGGTCACCCCGATCCGGGGCAACATCGACACCCGGCTCGGCCGGGTGCTCGGCCCGGACGCCGACCTCGACGCCGTCGTGCTGGCCCGGGCCGGGCTCACCCGGATCGGCCGCACCGACGTCATCACCGAGACGCTCGACCCGATGCTCATGCTGCCCGCGCCCGCCCAGGGCGCGCTGGCCGTCGAGTGCCGGGCCGACGACCACGACCTGGTCGAGCTGCTCGCGCTGCTCGATCACGCACCGTCCCGCGCCGCGGTCACCGCGGAACGGGCGCTGCTGGCCACCCTGGAGGCCGGGTGCAGCGCACCGGTGGCCGCCTACGGCGAACTCGCCGAGGGTGACACCGGTGAGGAGATCTACCTGCGCGGTGCGGTGATCAGCCCGGACGGTTCCCGTGACCTCCGACTGTCCCGCACCGGAACGCCCGCCGACGCGGCGGAGATCGGCAAGGCACTCGCCGCCGAACTCCTCGAACTCGGCGCCGACTCGATCCTCGGCCAAGAAGGACACGCCGGCCCGGGGACCCAGCAACTTGGGAGCACAGAATGA
- a CDS encoding lamin tail domain-containing protein, with amino-acid sequence MRPRRTLAALATTAAVSVTAIGIAPPAASAAPTDLFISEYVEGSSNNKAVELFNGTGAPVDLAAGGYQLQLYFNGATTATTVALTGTVAGGDVFVFAAASAAPAILAQADQTYGGALFNGDDAIVLRRGETVVDSIGQVGVDPGTEWGSGLTSTADNTLRRLPSVSTGDTDPADPFDPTAQWAGFATDTFDGLGSHAVDGGGPVDRPPTLTCGGALTLEAGATATREVTATDADDTITDLAVTSVVPSPTSGSISRTAFTPATAAGATATATLTATGLPAGAYTVTVTSTDAEGGTATCTLAVQATSVLSVGEVQGRTADDESGRTDRSPFAPATGNGTSTTLYDVRGVITGKSLTRTSAGADQWGFYLQSRLGSEDGDPLTSDGIFVFMGSFTTLIGGYAPTVGDEVVLRGRVSEYFNQTQLSSASLVRKLDSGLDVDSAVRVVDAVPPAEADAADLFWERHEGERVRVRAGSGVSAPRHIYSSTADSEIYVLDREDPVMKRSDPYARRVFRDAHPLDDIPGTLFDNGNNQRILLGAGGVKATAGDSGALLPEARTFDTLTEDAYGSVSYAFSKYSVQPEQLTLTGGADPAENNPPRPADRNGEVAVATYNVENLYDYRDDPFDGCDFAGNSGCPGVSPPFDYVPASPEAYAAKLATQARQIVDSLHSPDLILVQEAEDQDICSVVDGSLACGDVNNADGAPDTVQELALAVAANGGPAYAAAYDRTGADARGIASAFLYRTDRLTLAQATATDPLLGSAPTVQYRSAALPSNADVQNPKAFNAVLPDDVDRSTGVDGSNVYTRAAQLARFTVKAAPGSGEHFTLWAVANHFSSGPDSRVGQRREQAAYGAALVRAVEATDPDARVVYGGDLNVFPRPDDPIATAQNPTPSDQLAPLYQAGLHNLWDDLVADAPAAAYSYTFSGQAQTLDNMFVNDPMHDDLVQVRTAHINADYPTDAADLGDRGASDHDPTVARFRSRAALRVADTSVTEGDKGTTTMTFTVTVSRPLSEPALLCAATYGTTAQAGSDYDPYVGCRVLAAGRTSLAFPVTVRGDRKREANEQLTLYVAGVPGLRLADPSGVGTILNDD; translated from the coding sequence ATGCGCCCGCGCCGCACCTTAGCCGCGCTCGCGACCACCGCCGCCGTCTCCGTCACGGCGATCGGGATCGCACCCCCCGCGGCCAGCGCCGCGCCCACCGACCTGTTCATCTCCGAATACGTCGAGGGGTCGTCCAACAACAAGGCCGTCGAGCTGTTCAACGGCACCGGCGCGCCGGTCGACCTGGCCGCCGGCGGCTACCAGCTCCAGCTCTACTTCAACGGCGCCACCACCGCCACCACCGTGGCGCTGACCGGCACCGTCGCCGGCGGGGACGTGTTCGTCTTCGCCGCCGCGTCGGCCGCGCCGGCGATCCTCGCCCAGGCCGACCAGACGTACGGCGGCGCGCTGTTCAACGGCGACGACGCGATCGTGCTGCGCCGGGGCGAGACGGTGGTCGACTCCATCGGCCAGGTGGGCGTGGACCCGGGCACCGAGTGGGGCAGCGGGCTCACCAGCACGGCCGACAACACGCTGCGTCGGCTGCCCTCGGTGAGCACCGGCGACACCGACCCGGCCGACCCGTTCGACCCGACCGCCCAGTGGGCCGGCTTCGCCACCGACACGTTCGACGGGCTGGGCAGCCACGCCGTCGACGGCGGCGGCCCGGTCGACCGGCCGCCGACGCTGACCTGCGGCGGCGCGCTGACTCTGGAGGCGGGCGCCACCGCCACCCGCGAGGTGACCGCGACCGACGCCGACGACACGATCACCGACCTGGCGGTCACCTCGGTCGTCCCGTCGCCGACGAGCGGCTCGATCAGCCGTACCGCGTTCACGCCGGCGACCGCGGCCGGCGCCACCGCCACCGCCACGCTGACCGCGACCGGCCTCCCGGCCGGCGCCTACACGGTCACCGTGACCTCGACCGACGCCGAGGGCGGCACCGCCACCTGCACGCTCGCCGTGCAGGCGACAAGCGTGCTGTCGGTGGGCGAGGTGCAGGGCCGCACCGCCGACGACGAGAGCGGTCGCACCGACCGGTCGCCGTTCGCGCCGGCCACCGGCAACGGCACCAGCACCACGCTGTACGACGTGCGCGGCGTGATCACCGGCAAGTCGCTGACCCGCACCTCGGCCGGGGCCGACCAGTGGGGCTTCTACCTTCAGAGCCGGCTCGGCAGCGAGGACGGCGACCCGCTCACCTCGGACGGCATCTTCGTCTTCATGGGCTCGTTCACCACGCTGATCGGCGGCTACGCCCCGACGGTCGGTGACGAGGTGGTGCTGCGTGGCCGCGTCTCGGAGTACTTCAACCAGACCCAGCTCTCCAGTGCCTCGCTGGTCCGCAAGCTCGACTCCGGGCTCGATGTGGACAGCGCGGTCCGGGTGGTCGACGCGGTCCCGCCGGCCGAGGCGGACGCCGCCGACCTGTTCTGGGAGCGGCACGAGGGCGAGCGGGTGCGGGTCCGCGCCGGCAGCGGCGTCTCCGCACCCCGGCACATCTACTCCTCCACCGCGGACTCCGAGATCTACGTGCTGGACCGCGAGGACCCGGTCATGAAGCGGTCCGACCCGTACGCCCGCCGGGTGTTCCGGGACGCGCACCCGCTGGACGACATCCCCGGCACGCTCTTCGACAACGGCAACAACCAGCGCATCCTGCTGGGGGCCGGCGGCGTGAAGGCGACCGCCGGTGACTCCGGCGCGCTGCTGCCCGAGGCGCGCACGTTCGACACGCTGACCGAGGACGCCTACGGCTCCGTCTCGTACGCGTTCAGCAAGTACAGCGTGCAGCCCGAGCAGCTCACCCTGACCGGTGGCGCGGACCCGGCGGAGAACAACCCGCCGCGGCCGGCGGACCGGAACGGCGAGGTCGCGGTCGCCACCTACAACGTGGAGAACCTGTACGACTACCGGGACGACCCGTTCGACGGCTGCGACTTCGCCGGCAACAGCGGATGCCCCGGCGTCAGCCCGCCGTTCGACTACGTGCCGGCCAGCCCCGAGGCGTACGCCGCCAAGCTGGCCACGCAGGCCCGGCAGATCGTCGACTCGCTGCACAGCCCGGACCTGATCCTGGTGCAGGAGGCCGAGGACCAGGACATCTGCTCGGTGGTCGACGGCAGCCTGGCCTGCGGTGACGTCAACAACGCCGACGGCGCGCCGGACACGGTGCAGGAGTTGGCGCTGGCCGTCGCCGCGAACGGCGGGCCCGCCTACGCCGCCGCGTACGACCGGACCGGCGCGGACGCCCGGGGCATCGCCTCGGCGTTCCTCTACCGCACCGACCGGCTGACGCTGGCCCAGGCGACCGCCACCGATCCGCTGCTGGGTTCCGCGCCGACCGTCCAGTACCGCTCGGCCGCGCTGCCGTCCAACGCGGACGTGCAGAACCCGAAGGCGTTCAACGCGGTGCTGCCGGACGACGTGGACCGGTCGACCGGTGTGGACGGCAGCAACGTCTACACCCGCGCGGCGCAGCTCGCCCGGTTCACCGTGAAGGCCGCGCCCGGCTCGGGCGAGCACTTCACGCTCTGGGCGGTCGCGAACCACTTCTCGTCCGGGCCGGACAGCCGGGTCGGGCAGCGTCGTGAGCAGGCCGCGTACGGGGCCGCGCTGGTGCGGGCCGTCGAGGCGACCGACCCGGACGCCCGGGTGGTCTACGGCGGCGACCTGAACGTCTTCCCGCGCCCGGACGACCCGATCGCGACCGCGCAGAACCCGACCCCGTCGGACCAGCTCGCTCCGCTCTACCAGGCCGGCCTGCACAACCTCTGGGACGACCTGGTCGCGGACGCCCCGGCGGCGGCGTACTCGTACACGTTCAGCGGGCAGGCGCAGACGCTCGACAACATGTTCGTGAACGACCCGATGCACGACGACCTGGTCCAGGTCCGGACGGCGCACATCAACGCCGACTACCCGACCGACGCCGCGGACCTGGGCGACCGGGGCGCCAGCGACCACGACCCGACGGTGGCCCGGTTCCGCTCCCGCGCCGCGCTGCGGGTGGCGGACACTTCGGTGACCGAGGGCGACAAGGGCACCACCACGATGACGTTCACCGTCACCGTGTCCCGCCCGCTCTCCGAGCCGGCCCTGCTCTGTGCCGCCACCTACGGCACCACGGCCCAGGCCGGCTCGGACTACGACCCGTACGTGGGCTGCCGGGTGCTGGCCGCCGGCCGCACCTCGCTCGCCTTCCCGGTCACCGTCCGCGGCGACCGCAAGCGCGAGGCGAACGAGCAGCTCACGCTGTACGTGGCCGGCGTGCCGGGGCTCCGGCTCGCCGACCCGTCCGGCGTCGGGACGATCCTGAACGACGACTGA
- a CDS encoding GNAT family N-acetyltransferase, protein MVREWDPRTASSAEIASLLDTLNAVLAADLPQDPPWQANSLREYLSEVMLGERRISWVAQGDPAPDGTPGAIVGHVHVLLLGGIGVLEVLVHPTLRRTGIGRALVRVAARRVWDEGFQSIGVEVVGDTPAVAFYEALGFTREYVETRSVLDLGTVDWPALTEMAAEVGAGYHVEFCPGGPPDELIEAYARAKAEVRDMEDGELRPSSYDPERLRDSLATLHRRGMKPYIVLALHEQTGEVAGLTEVVVPAQHPTRADQYDTIVVRDHRGYGIDRAIKARMLLELRSAEPELAEVQTWNAQANESMLKVNAELGYRPDRDWCEYGVDVAELVHRLDTHR, encoded by the coding sequence ATGGTGCGCGAGTGGGACCCTCGGACCGCGTCGTCCGCCGAGATCGCGTCGCTGCTGGACACGTTGAACGCGGTCCTGGCGGCCGATCTGCCCCAGGACCCTCCCTGGCAGGCGAACTCCCTGCGGGAGTACCTCTCCGAGGTGATGCTCGGCGAGCGGCGGATCTCCTGGGTCGCCCAGGGCGATCCGGCGCCGGACGGCACGCCCGGCGCGATCGTCGGGCACGTGCACGTGCTGCTGCTCGGCGGCATCGGCGTGCTCGAGGTGCTGGTGCACCCGACGCTGCGCCGCACCGGGATCGGCCGCGCACTGGTGCGGGTGGCCGCCCGCCGGGTCTGGGACGAGGGCTTCCAGTCGATCGGCGTGGAGGTGGTCGGCGACACCCCGGCCGTCGCGTTCTACGAGGCGCTCGGCTTCACCCGGGAGTACGTCGAGACCCGCAGCGTGCTCGACCTGGGCACGGTGGACTGGCCGGCGCTGACCGAGATGGCCGCCGAGGTGGGCGCGGGCTACCACGTCGAGTTCTGCCCCGGCGGGCCGCCGGACGAGCTCATCGAGGCGTACGCGCGGGCCAAGGCCGAGGTGCGCGACATGGAGGACGGCGAACTGCGCCCCAGCTCCTACGATCCGGAGCGGCTCCGCGACAGCCTCGCCACGTTGCACCGGCGCGGCATGAAGCCGTACATCGTGCTGGCGCTGCACGAGCAGACCGGCGAGGTGGCCGGGCTGACCGAGGTGGTGGTGCCGGCGCAGCACCCGACCCGGGCCGACCAGTACGACACCATCGTGGTCCGCGACCACCGCGGCTACGGCATCGACCGGGCCATCAAGGCGCGCATGCTGCTGGAGCTGCGCTCGGCCGAGCCCGAGCTGGCCGAGGTGCAGACCTGGAACGCGCAGGCCAACGAGTCGATGCTGAAGGTCAACGCGGAGCTGGGCTACCGACCCGACCGCGACTGGTGCGAGTACGGCGTGGACGTCGCCGAGCTGGTGCACCGGCTGGACACCCACCGCTGA